In Aquimarina spinulae, a single window of DNA contains:
- the nrdD gene encoding anaerobic ribonucleoside-triphosphate reductase: protein MIRLSDDQIANKIDFITHYLDSTNAADGSKVDANANVTSKNIATMEAELNKDINIQVNRALVKQKIAALFGNDLAEEYTRQIESHEIYVHDETSLKPYCVSISMYPFLLDGLTKLGGESKAPKHLESYCGEFVNLVFAVSSQFAGALATVEFLMYFDYFAVKDLGEDYLQTHEKRIANHLQHVVYAVNQPAAARGYQSVFWNISLYDEAYFNSMFGDFVFPDMTKPKWESVKKLQEFFMKWFNKERKRAVLTFPVVTAAMLVKNDAPVDREFTEMCAQELSEGNSFFIYQSENADSLASCCRLRNEISDNTFSYSLGAGGVATGSINVITLNMNRLIQKKADIVEEVQKIHKYQVAYRKLIDEYNEAGLLPVYQAGFIALDKQFLTVGINGMVEAAESQGIEASNNTTYKNFVNTYLKAIYQENRAAKEKYGFMFNTEFVPAENLGIKNAKWDKEDGLFVPRDCYNSYFYAVEDNKVNSLDKIMLHGKEIIQYLDGGSALHLNLEETPNKDGFIKLIHATAAAGCNYFCFNIRITICNECSHIDKRTLFVCNDCGSHNVDHATRVIGYLKRVSNFSSDRQSEHQLRHYHTQHAKPNLVNKRIEVLTEKQPEYEIDRHA, encoded by the coding sequence ATGATACGACTTTCAGATGATCAAATAGCAAATAAAATTGATTTTATAACCCATTATTTAGATTCTACAAATGCGGCAGACGGTTCCAAAGTAGATGCTAATGCCAATGTGACTTCAAAAAACATTGCAACGATGGAGGCAGAGTTAAATAAAGACATTAATATACAAGTAAACAGAGCATTGGTAAAACAAAAAATAGCTGCTCTGTTTGGCAATGATCTGGCCGAAGAATACACCAGGCAGATAGAATCACATGAAATATATGTACACGATGAGACTTCATTAAAACCATATTGTGTCTCTATAAGTATGTACCCATTTTTATTAGACGGACTCACAAAATTAGGGGGCGAAAGTAAGGCTCCAAAACATCTTGAGAGTTATTGTGGTGAGTTTGTTAATCTTGTCTTTGCAGTAAGTTCGCAGTTTGCCGGAGCATTAGCTACCGTAGAGTTCTTGATGTATTTTGATTATTTTGCCGTTAAAGATCTTGGAGAAGATTATTTACAGACCCATGAAAAACGTATTGCAAATCATTTACAACATGTAGTTTATGCGGTTAATCAACCCGCTGCCGCAAGGGGTTATCAATCCGTATTCTGGAATATTTCTCTATACGATGAAGCCTATTTTAATAGTATGTTTGGAGATTTTGTATTTCCCGATATGACCAAACCAAAATGGGAAAGCGTAAAAAAATTACAAGAATTCTTCATGAAATGGTTTAATAAGGAACGAAAAAGAGCTGTACTTACTTTTCCTGTAGTTACTGCCGCAATGCTAGTAAAAAATGATGCTCCCGTCGATAGAGAATTTACCGAAATGTGTGCACAAGAATTAAGTGAAGGAAATTCTTTTTTTATTTACCAATCCGAAAATGCAGATAGCTTAGCATCTTGTTGTCGTTTACGAAATGAAATTAGTGATAATACGTTTAGTTATTCTTTAGGTGCTGGAGGAGTAGCGACAGGGTCTATAAATGTAATCACTCTTAATATGAATCGGTTGATTCAAAAAAAGGCTGATATTGTAGAAGAAGTACAAAAGATTCATAAATATCAGGTTGCCTACAGAAAACTTATAGACGAATATAATGAAGCAGGATTATTACCTGTTTATCAAGCAGGCTTTATAGCATTAGACAAACAATTTTTAACAGTAGGGATTAATGGTATGGTAGAAGCTGCCGAGAGCCAGGGAATCGAAGCAAGCAATAACACTACATATAAGAATTTTGTGAACACCTATTTAAAAGCAATTTATCAAGAAAATAGAGCAGCAAAAGAAAAATATGGATTCATGTTTAACACAGAATTTGTTCCTGCAGAAAATCTGGGGATAAAAAATGCAAAATGGGATAAGGAAGATGGATTATTTGTGCCCAGAGATTGCTATAACTCATATTTCTATGCAGTCGAAGATAATAAAGTAAATTCTCTGGATAAAATAATGTTACACGGTAAAGAGATTATACAATATTTGGATGGTGGTTCTGCACTTCATCTTAACCTCGAAGAGACTCCTAACAAAGACGGATTTATAAAACTAATTCATGCAACAGCAGCTGCAGGATGTAACTATTTCTGTTTTAATATAAGAATTACAATATGCAATGAATGCTCACATATAGATAAGCGCACTTTATTTGTATGCAATGACTGTGGTTCTCACAATGTAGATCATGCCACTCGGGTAATAGGATATTTAAAACGAGTATCTAATTTTAGTTCTGATCGACAGAGTGAACATCAATTAAGACATTATCATACGCAACATGCGAAACCTAATTTAGTAAATAAAAGAATTGAAGTTTTGACAGAAAAACAACCAGAATATGAAATTGATCGACATGCTTAA
- a CDS encoding RrF2 family transcriptional regulator, producing MLSNACKYAIRAILYLAIHSDETHKIGVKKIAEELETPQPFLAKLLRQLTSNKLVSSTKGPGGGFFLDKKNKEKSVWDVICCIDGTHKFDKCFLGLSKCSDKNPCPVHSTVSPFKKKILNEFRDKTISKLVEEIEVEGTVISLKGFDLK from the coding sequence ATGCTATCTAACGCTTGTAAATATGCTATAAGGGCAATACTTTATCTAGCCATACATTCTGATGAAACTCATAAAATAGGAGTAAAAAAAATTGCTGAAGAATTAGAGACACCTCAACCTTTTTTAGCCAAATTATTAAGGCAATTAACCTCTAATAAGCTGGTTTCCTCTACTAAAGGTCCTGGGGGTGGTTTTTTTCTGGATAAAAAAAATAAAGAGAAATCAGTTTGGGATGTTATCTGTTGCATCGATGGTACTCATAAATTTGATAAATGTTTTTTAGGGCTATCAAAATGCAGCGATAAAAATCCATGTCCTGTACATTCTACTGTATCTCCATTTAAGAAAAAAATATTAAATGAATTTAGAGATAAAACGATTTCTAAACTTGTTGAAGAAATTGAAGTAGAAGGAACCGTAATTTCTTTAAAAGGATTTGACCTGAAATAA
- a CDS encoding TonB-dependent receptor: MKTSIGVTSLYRVLRAPFKRVNMLWYILLFQITPCWVNAQEEILNKEPDTIMPINLEEVILISARKELDYQKQPKPLSSLDEYLELSQKVGMIKRGAYAWEPALNNMTSERLSVTIDGMRIFGACTDKMDPITSYVDVSNLAKAHVASGQQGSEYGNCIGGAIDLELDKSNFRETGFKASLEDGFETNNQLVVLGAEANYSNSDFYVDGDIIYRKAENYTAGNGEEINFSQYTKYNVSVNGGYKIDKNKALTATAIYDEARDVGYPALPMDVSLARAIIASIGFEQNTIGVFSDWKSKVYFNKVTHVMDDSQRPDVPIRMDMPGWSDTYGFFSEVNLKTKKQHFLMKWDGFYNKSLAEMTMYPNNPNENPMFMLTWPDVRTWNTGLYAEDKISFKKSSLKLSARLAVQNNNVADDFGLNSLRIFYPEMEESKTRFLKSASLQYHKHLEPIHINAGLSYGERAPSVSEGYGFYLFNSFDNHDYIGDPNLKNEQSIEANAKISLEKSKLKIALEGNIFRMPNYIIGEVNESLSTMTIGADGVKIYENLEYADLINVSLSTEYKIIPELTWSASVSYHQGKDDTNRNLPFISPISYRSGIQYNKRSFSGEVTMKGAGDQTNFNPEFGEDKTSAYIIFSLTLGKTFYLNNDVVYAKAGVENIFDEYYSTYTDWKNVPRMGRNFFITFSYKIN, encoded by the coding sequence ATGAAAACTAGTATTGGTGTGACCTCTTTGTATAGGGTTTTGAGGGCACCGTTTAAAAGGGTAAATATGCTATGGTATATCCTGCTTTTTCAAATTACCCCCTGTTGGGTTAATGCCCAGGAAGAAATCCTAAACAAAGAGCCAGATACTATTATGCCGATCAATCTGGAAGAAGTGATTTTGATATCTGCCAGAAAAGAATTGGATTATCAAAAACAACCCAAACCATTATCGTCGTTAGATGAATACCTGGAGCTTTCACAAAAAGTGGGTATGATAAAACGAGGAGCCTATGCTTGGGAACCTGCGCTAAATAATATGACATCAGAAAGACTTTCTGTTACTATTGATGGGATGCGAATCTTTGGTGCGTGTACAGATAAAATGGACCCTATTACCTCTTATGTAGATGTCTCCAACCTTGCTAAAGCCCATGTTGCATCGGGACAACAAGGGTCAGAATACGGAAACTGTATAGGAGGCGCAATAGATCTGGAATTAGATAAAAGCAATTTTAGAGAAACAGGATTCAAAGCAAGTTTAGAAGATGGATTCGAAACCAATAACCAATTAGTGGTTCTGGGGGCAGAAGCCAATTATTCAAATTCTGATTTTTATGTAGATGGAGATATCATTTATCGCAAAGCGGAAAACTATACCGCAGGAAATGGAGAAGAAATCAATTTTTCTCAATATACAAAGTATAATGTTTCTGTAAACGGAGGATATAAGATTGATAAAAACAAGGCACTTACAGCAACTGCTATTTATGATGAAGCACGAGATGTAGGTTATCCTGCATTACCCATGGATGTTTCTTTGGCACGTGCAATTATTGCATCTATAGGTTTCGAACAAAATACTATAGGTGTATTTAGCGATTGGAAGTCGAAAGTGTACTTTAATAAAGTTACTCATGTGATGGATGATTCTCAAAGACCAGATGTACCTATTCGAATGGATATGCCGGGATGGAGTGATACATATGGGTTTTTCTCTGAAGTGAATTTGAAAACCAAAAAACAGCACTTTTTGATGAAATGGGACGGATTTTACAATAAATCTCTTGCAGAAATGACAATGTACCCCAATAATCCCAATGAGAACCCTATGTTTATGCTTACTTGGCCTGATGTACGAACTTGGAATACAGGTTTATATGCTGAAGATAAGATCAGTTTTAAAAAAAGTTCTTTGAAGCTATCTGCGAGATTAGCTGTGCAAAACAATAATGTAGCTGATGATTTTGGACTTAACAGTCTCAGAATCTTTTATCCAGAGATGGAAGAATCCAAAACACGTTTTCTTAAAAGTGCTTCGCTGCAATATCATAAACATTTAGAGCCTATTCATATCAATGCTGGACTGTCTTATGGAGAACGAGCACCATCAGTATCAGAAGGATATGGATTTTATCTTTTTAACAGTTTTGATAATCACGATTATATTGGTGACCCTAACTTAAAAAATGAACAATCTATAGAGGCTAATGCTAAAATTTCGTTAGAAAAATCCAAATTAAAAATTGCTCTGGAAGGAAATATTTTTCGAATGCCTAATTACATTATTGGTGAGGTAAATGAATCGCTTAGTACTATGACAATTGGTGCTGATGGAGTAAAAATATATGAAAATCTAGAGTATGCTGATTTGATTAATGTGTCTTTGAGTACAGAATACAAAATCATCCCAGAACTTACCTGGTCTGCTTCGGTATCCTACCATCAGGGGAAAGATGATACCAATCGTAATTTACCTTTTATAAGTCCTATATCGTATCGATCCGGGATTCAGTATAATAAAAGGAGTTTTTCAGGAGAAGTGACCATGAAAGGTGCTGGAGATCAAACAAATTTTAATCCTGAATTTGGCGAAGATAAAACATCGGCCTATATCATTTTTTCTCTAACTCTGGGAAAAACCTTTTACCTAAATAACGATGTGGTATATGCCAAGGCAGGTGTAGAAAATATTTTTGATGAATACTATTCAACGTATACAGATTGGAAAAATGTTCCTCGAATGGGGCGTAATTTCTTCATCACATTTTCATACAAAATCAATTAA
- the nadA gene encoding quinolinate synthase NadA — MNTIVKVELKEKIRKVKKDKNAVILAHYYQRPEIQEVADYVGDSLGLSQKAAEIDADIIVFAGVHFMAETAKILNPTKKVVLPDLTAGCSLADSCPPDAFGSFVASHPDHIVITYINCSAEIKAMSDLVCTSSNALKIVESIPKDTPIIFAPDKNLGKYIIKQTSRDMLLWDGSCIVHEAFCIDKLLDLYQDNPGSVIIAHPESEEHILKTAKYIGSTAGMINYVKEHPKEKFIVATEAGILHEMKKEVPDTILIPAPAEEDNTCACSECSYMKVNTLQKLYDCLLNETPEINVAENVRQKALTPIVRMLELSK, encoded by the coding sequence ATGAATACTATAGTAAAAGTGGAGTTAAAAGAAAAAATAAGAAAAGTAAAGAAAGATAAAAATGCTGTAATCCTTGCGCATTATTACCAACGACCAGAAATACAGGAAGTTGCTGATTATGTTGGAGATAGTTTGGGATTATCTCAAAAAGCAGCAGAAATTGATGCAGATATTATTGTTTTTGCAGGTGTGCACTTTATGGCAGAAACTGCAAAAATTCTTAATCCAACAAAAAAAGTGGTTTTACCAGATTTAACTGCCGGGTGCTCTTTGGCTGATTCATGCCCCCCAGATGCATTTGGTTCTTTTGTAGCATCACACCCTGATCATATTGTGATTACCTATATCAATTGTTCGGCAGAAATTAAAGCAATGAGCGATTTGGTTTGTACCTCTTCTAATGCACTTAAAATTGTAGAATCGATACCAAAGGATACCCCTATTATTTTTGCCCCAGATAAGAATCTGGGTAAATACATCATAAAACAAACCAGTAGAGATATGTTGCTTTGGGACGGTAGTTGTATAGTACACGAAGCATTCTGTATTGATAAATTATTGGATTTGTATCAAGACAATCCGGGGTCGGTAATTATAGCTCATCCAGAATCTGAAGAGCATATTTTGAAAACCGCAAAGTATATAGGTTCTACTGCCGGAATGATAAACTATGTAAAAGAACATCCAAAAGAGAAATTTATAGTAGCTACAGAGGCAGGTATTTTACATGAAATGAAAAAGGAAGTACCAGATACAATCTTGATTCCTGCTCCTGCCGAAGAAGATAATACGTGTGCTTGTAGTGAGTGTAGTTATATGAAGGTAAACACACTTCAGAAATTATATGATTGCCTACTTAATGAAACCCCCGAAATAAATGTAGCCGAAAATGTAAGGCAAAAAGCATTAACTCCAATTGTTCGAATGTTAGAACTTTCCAAATAA
- the nadB gene encoding L-aspartate oxidase, with the protein MISVDYLVIGSGAAGLTFAVKIAEKFKNKKVCIVTKADDDESNTKYAQGGVAVVLDTEEDSFQKHIQDTLVAGDGLCDPEIVKMVVKEGPKRLNDLIKWGANFDLDYNGNLDLGKEGGHSEYRIVHHKDITGREIETALLTRIHQLPNVSILSHHFAIDLITEHQLQIQGHENISCYGAYVLNQKTGEIKTIKATVTLLATGGIGKIYGHTTNPVIATGDGIAMAYRAKARIKDMEFVQFHPTALYEEKDGQSFLISEAVRGFGAYLRNKNGHRFMLDYDERGELASRDIVSKSIDSELKKSGDSCVYLDCTHLEVEGFKKHFPTIYKKCIANHINIEKDWIPVVPASHYLCGGIEVDKNGMTSIQNLFACGECSRTGLHGANRLASNSLLEALVYAHNSYQYLCFNPMQSDSLAIPDWNDQGTHVNKEHIIIKHNTRQLQALMRDYVGIVRSNYRLMKAKEHLDLVYREVEELYRDSKVNTALCELRNMINIAHLIIGQSLERKENKGGYFNIDNSAFPEITEIQNPSKIV; encoded by the coding sequence ATGATATCGGTAGATTATTTAGTAATTGGATCAGGTGCAGCTGGATTAACTTTTGCAGTTAAAATAGCAGAAAAATTTAAGAATAAAAAAGTTTGTATAGTCACAAAGGCAGATGATGACGAATCTAATACAAAATATGCTCAGGGAGGTGTAGCTGTTGTATTAGATACCGAAGAAGACTCTTTTCAAAAACATATACAAGATACTTTGGTTGCAGGTGACGGTTTGTGCGATCCGGAAATTGTTAAAATGGTCGTTAAAGAAGGTCCCAAAAGACTTAATGATTTAATTAAATGGGGAGCTAATTTTGATTTAGATTATAACGGGAACTTAGATCTAGGTAAAGAAGGAGGGCATTCAGAATACCGGATTGTTCATCATAAAGATATTACAGGTCGCGAAATAGAAACAGCATTACTAACTCGTATTCATCAATTGCCTAACGTTAGTATATTAAGTCATCATTTTGCGATCGATCTGATCACAGAACATCAATTACAAATACAAGGGCACGAAAATATTTCTTGCTATGGAGCCTATGTTCTGAATCAAAAAACAGGAGAAATAAAAACGATAAAAGCTACAGTAACATTATTAGCAACAGGAGGCATTGGCAAAATATATGGGCATACTACTAATCCGGTTATAGCAACAGGCGATGGTATTGCAATGGCATACAGAGCAAAGGCGAGAATTAAAGATATGGAATTTGTTCAGTTTCATCCAACGGCATTATACGAGGAGAAAGATGGGCAATCTTTCCTAATTTCTGAAGCAGTAAGAGGTTTTGGCGCATATCTACGAAATAAGAATGGACATAGATTTATGTTAGATTATGATGAAAGAGGAGAACTTGCTTCCCGGGATATTGTCTCAAAAAGCATAGATAGTGAACTTAAAAAATCCGGAGATTCCTGTGTGTATTTAGACTGTACTCATCTTGAGGTAGAGGGTTTTAAAAAACATTTCCCTACAATTTATAAAAAATGCATAGCCAATCATATTAACATAGAAAAAGATTGGATTCCAGTGGTTCCTGCATCTCATTATTTATGTGGTGGTATTGAAGTTGATAAAAATGGAATGACATCTATTCAAAATTTATTTGCCTGCGGAGAATGTTCGAGAACAGGTTTACATGGTGCAAATAGACTGGCTTCAAACTCTTTGTTAGAAGCTTTAGTGTATGCGCATAACAGCTATCAATACCTTTGTTTTAATCCTATGCAATCTGATTCACTAGCTATTCCTGATTGGAATGATCAGGGAACCCATGTTAATAAAGAACATATTATTATAAAACATAATACCAGGCAACTACAAGCTTTAATGAGAGATTATGTAGGTATTGTACGTAGTAACTACCGTTTGATGAAAGCTAAAGAACATTTAGATTTAGTGTATAGAGAAGTAGAAGAGCTTTATAGAGATTCGAAGGTAAATACAGCATTATGTGAATTACGAAACATGATTAATATTGCGCACTTGATTATAGGGCAATCTTTAGAAAGAAAAGAAAATAAGGGAGGGTATTTTAATATAGATAATAGTGCTTTTCCAGAAATTACAGAAATACAGAACCCCTCTAAAATAGTATGA
- a CDS encoding thioredoxin family protein, whose amino-acid sequence MTNELIKGSIAKGISYTAYVELMNRLVAEENTTGAEQTQQRIDFTKLNASRMRRLDKTLVIPEQSKQVFRDMKEKQIWFILIESWCADGAQTIPVLNKIAEASPAIDLKILLRDDNPEFMDLFLTNGTRSIPKLVIVDNNGNVLNTWGPRSQVATNMVLAYKKENGKIDDTFKKSLQVWYNKNKGEAIINDLVNIVEDSLTLEKDFD is encoded by the coding sequence ATGACGAATGAATTAATTAAAGGAAGTATAGCCAAAGGGATTTCCTATACTGCATATGTTGAACTAATGAATCGTCTTGTTGCAGAAGAAAATACAACAGGAGCAGAACAAACCCAACAACGTATAGATTTTACCAAATTAAACGCAAGTAGAATGCGAAGACTTGATAAGACTCTTGTCATACCAGAGCAATCCAAACAAGTTTTTCGAGATATGAAGGAAAAACAAATCTGGTTTATTCTTATAGAAAGTTGGTGTGCAGATGGAGCACAAACCATTCCTGTTTTAAATAAAATAGCAGAAGCTTCACCCGCAATTGATTTGAAAATTTTATTACGGGATGATAATCCTGAGTTTATGGATCTTTTTTTAACAAATGGAACGCGCTCTATACCTAAACTAGTGATAGTAGATAATAATGGTAACGTCTTAAATACATGGGGTCCAAGATCACAAGTAGCTACTAATATGGTTCTGGCTTACAAAAAGGAAAACGGAAAAATAGATGACACTTTTAAAAAATCTCTACAAGTTTGGTATAATAAAAATAAAGGAGAAGCTATTATTAATGATCTTGTGAATATAGTCGAAGACTCACTTACGTTAGAAAAAGATTTTGATTAA
- the ric gene encoding iron-sulfur cluster repair di-iron protein has product MDTLIKTKVGQFVAKDYRTATVFSKYGIDFCCRGDRTLEEVCNKNGIEVETLLENLNDVLTQKDDIAIDYQSWPLDLLADYIEKKHHRYVEEKIPILRQYLEKLCKVHGGRHPELLEIHTLFSEASGELAQHMKKEEIILFPFVRKMVKNLEQNHNVQPPHFGTVENPISMMMQEHDNEGVRFRKISGLSNNYTPPEDACNTYNVTFSMLEEFEKDLHLHIHLENNILFPKAIEMEKRIVEGPKSSVED; this is encoded by the coding sequence ATGGATACACTAATAAAAACTAAGGTAGGGCAATTCGTTGCTAAAGATTATCGAACTGCTACCGTTTTTTCAAAATATGGAATTGATTTTTGCTGTAGAGGAGATAGAACATTGGAAGAGGTTTGCAACAAAAACGGAATTGAAGTTGAAACCCTTCTAGAGAATTTGAACGACGTTTTAACTCAAAAAGATGATATTGCTATTGATTATCAATCCTGGCCACTTGATCTATTAGCAGATTATATAGAAAAGAAACATCACCGCTATGTAGAGGAAAAGATCCCTATACTACGTCAGTATTTAGAAAAACTCTGCAAAGTACATGGAGGGCGTCATCCAGAGTTGTTAGAAATTCATACTCTATTTAGTGAAGCCTCTGGTGAACTTGCACAACATATGAAAAAAGAAGAAATTATACTATTTCCTTTTGTTAGAAAAATGGTAAAAAATCTGGAACAAAATCATAACGTGCAACCTCCTCATTTTGGAACTGTAGAAAATCCTATTTCGATGATGATGCAGGAACACGATAACGAAGGAGTACGGTTTCGTAAAATTTCAGGGTTATCAAATAATTATACTCCTCCCGAAGATGCTTGTAATACCTATAATGTTACTTTTTCAATGTTAGAAGAATTTGAAAAGGATTTACATTTACATATCCATCTAGAGAATAATATTTTATTTCCAAAAGCAATAGAAATGGAAAAGAGGATTGTAGAAGGACCAAAGTCTTCTGTTGAAGATTAA
- a CDS encoding nitric-oxide reductase large subunit, producing MKKEKKLWLGLAAVLILSFSVLGYYGYEIYQKAPPIPDKIISPSGNIIFTNSQIKDGQNIWQSIGGQEIGSVWGHGAYVAPDWTADWLHREALFILDIYAQRDFNTSYKLINAEQQAALKVRLQKDLRANTYNETNKSITISEERIRAIQYLSNYYKGLFTDDPKFDQLRSDYAIPKNTIKNEERMQKMNAFFFWATWATVTQRPDENISYTHNWPAEELVGNVPTKSLFTWSGVSIVLLIMSIGIMVFYHVKSGEDEHIPAPVEDPLLRQGITPSMHLVKKYFWVVSLLMVVQMLLGIVTAHYGVEGDGFYGIPLDQILPYSVTRSWHTQLAIFWIATAWLATGLYIAPSISGKDPKFQVFGVNFLFIALLIIVAGSMFGQWLGVMQKLNLVENFWFGHQGYEYVDLGRFWQIFLLIGLFLWLALMARPLLPVLKKKTEEKNLIIMFLISCIAIAMFYGAGLMWGRQTNLAIAEYWRWWVVHLWVEGFFEVFATVVIAFLFVRLGLLKTKTAIHNVLFATIIFLSGGILGTFHHIYFSGTPTAVMALGATFSALEIVPLTLIGYEAYHNYKLSKATRWLKDYKWPIYFMVAVAFWNFLGAGIFGFIINPPIALYYVQGLNTTPLHSHTALYGVYGTLGIGLMLFVLRSLYRDVPWNEKLLKISFWSLNIGLLAMALLSLLPMGVWQALESIEHGMWYARSAEFMQHPGMIILKWLRSIGDIIFAIGMVAICWFVFDLTLKNKKILNK from the coding sequence ATGAAAAAAGAAAAAAAATTATGGCTGGGACTTGCAGCAGTATTAATACTCTCCTTTAGTGTATTAGGGTATTATGGTTACGAGATTTATCAAAAAGCACCACCTATACCCGACAAAATTATTTCGCCCAGTGGCAATATTATTTTTACTAATTCTCAGATTAAAGATGGGCAAAACATTTGGCAAAGTATTGGCGGGCAGGAAATAGGATCAGTTTGGGGACATGGTGCTTATGTCGCTCCAGATTGGACAGCAGACTGGCTTCATCGAGAGGCACTATTTATCTTAGATATTTACGCACAAAGAGATTTTAATACAAGCTATAAGCTCATAAATGCAGAGCAACAAGCTGCTTTAAAGGTGCGATTACAAAAAGACCTACGAGCTAATACGTATAATGAAACAAATAAATCGATCACCATTTCAGAAGAAAGGATTCGGGCAATACAGTATTTAAGCAATTACTATAAAGGTTTGTTTACCGATGATCCCAAATTTGATCAATTACGATCAGACTATGCTATTCCAAAAAATACTATTAAAAATGAAGAACGCATGCAAAAAATGAATGCATTTTTCTTTTGGGCGACCTGGGCAACAGTTACACAAAGACCAGACGAGAATATTTCTTATACTCATAACTGGCCTGCAGAAGAATTAGTGGGTAATGTGCCTACCAAGAGTTTATTTACCTGGTCGGGAGTGAGTATTGTTCTTTTGATCATGTCTATCGGAATAATGGTATTCTATCATGTGAAATCGGGAGAAGATGAACATATTCCTGCTCCTGTGGAAGATCCTTTATTAAGACAAGGAATAACTCCTTCTATGCACCTGGTAAAAAAATATTTTTGGGTAGTAAGCCTTCTTATGGTTGTACAAATGTTGTTAGGTATTGTTACTGCACATTATGGTGTAGAAGGAGATGGTTTTTATGGTATTCCTTTGGATCAGATTCTCCCCTACTCGGTTACTCGTAGCTGGCATACTCAATTAGCTATCTTTTGGATAGCTACTGCATGGTTAGCAACAGGATTGTATATTGCTCCCTCAATATCTGGTAAAGATCCAAAATTTCAGGTATTTGGTGTTAATTTTCTATTTATTGCTCTTTTAATTATTGTAGCAGGTTCGATGTTTGGACAATGGCTTGGGGTAATGCAAAAACTAAATCTCGTAGAAAACTTTTGGTTTGGTCATCAAGGGTATGAATATGTTGATCTGGGTCGGTTTTGGCAAATTTTTCTACTTATAGGGTTATTTTTATGGTTAGCCTTAATGGCCAGACCACTATTGCCTGTATTGAAGAAAAAAACCGAAGAAAAAAATCTCATTATCATGTTTTTGATATCCTGTATTGCCATAGCTATGTTCTACGGAGCAGGACTTATGTGGGGTAGGCAAACCAATTTGGCAATAGCCGAATATTGGAGATGGTGGGTTGTACATCTATGGGTAGAAGGCTTTTTTGAGGTTTTTGCTACTGTGGTTATCGCCTTTTTATTTGTACGATTAGGACTTCTAAAAACAAAAACTGCAATACACAATGTATTGTTTGCCACTATAATATTTTTATCTGGTGGAATTTTAGGAACTTTTCATCATATTTATTTTTCAGGAACTCCTACTGCTGTAATGGCTTTGGGAGCTACATTTAGTGCACTAGAAATTGTACCTCTTACACTTATTGGTTACGAAGCATATCACAATTATAAATTGTCTAAAGCAACACGTTGGCTTAAAGATTATAAGTGGCCCATATATTTTATGGTTGCTGTAGCCTTTTGGAATTTTCTTGGGGCAGGTATTTTTGGTTTTATCATCAACCCGCCGATTGCATTATATTATGTACAGGGATTAAATACTACACCTCTTCATAGTCATACTGCTTTATATGGAGTATACGGGACCTTAGGAATCGGATTAATGTTATTTGTGCTAAGAAGCCTTTATAGAGATGTACCCTGGAACGAAAAATTACTAAAAATCTCTTTTTGGTCTTTAAATATAGGGTTATTAGCTATGGCACTATTAAGCTTATTACCTATGGGTGTATGGCAAGCACTTGAAAGTATAGAGCATGGAATGTGGTATGCTCGTTCTGCCGAATTTATGCAACATCCAGGAATGATCATCCTAAAATGGTTACGATCTATAGGGGATATCATTTTTGCAATTGGTATGGTCGCCATTTGTTGGTTTGTATTTGATTTAACATTAAAAAATAAAAAAATCTTAAATAAATAA